The following proteins are encoded in a genomic region of Saccharopolyspora antimicrobica:
- a CDS encoding CoA-transferase subunit beta, which yields MTTEFTADEMMTVGAARSLRDGAACFVGIGLPSTAANLARRTHAPGLVLIYESGTLGAKPDRLPLSIGDGVLADTADSVISVPEIFNYWLQPGRIDIGFLGGAQVDRFGNINTTVIGGDYADPKVRLPGAGGAPEIAASCREVLIVMRMSPRSFVDRLDFVTSVGYGTGKGDREALGLRGRGPVKVITDLGVLEPDPDTCELTLTQLSPGATVEQARAAAGWPLKAVDAPTELAPPSDTELAVLRELKATIE from the coding sequence ATGACGACCGAGTTCACCGCGGACGAGATGATGACCGTCGGAGCGGCCCGGTCGCTGCGCGACGGTGCGGCCTGCTTCGTCGGCATCGGCCTGCCCAGCACCGCCGCCAACCTGGCGCGGCGCACGCACGCCCCGGGCCTGGTGCTGATCTACGAGTCGGGCACGCTGGGCGCCAAGCCCGACCGGCTGCCGCTGTCCATCGGCGACGGCGTGCTCGCCGACACCGCCGACTCGGTGATCAGCGTGCCGGAGATCTTCAACTACTGGCTGCAGCCCGGCCGCATCGACATCGGCTTCCTCGGTGGCGCGCAGGTCGACCGGTTCGGCAACATCAACACCACCGTCATCGGCGGCGATTACGCCGACCCGAAGGTCCGGCTGCCCGGTGCCGGTGGTGCTCCGGAGATCGCCGCGTCCTGCCGGGAGGTGCTCATCGTGATGCGGATGAGCCCGCGCAGCTTCGTCGACCGGCTCGACTTCGTCACGTCCGTCGGCTACGGCACCGGCAAGGGCGACCGGGAGGCGCTCGGGCTGCGCGGCCGGGGACCGGTCAAGGTGATCACCGACCTCGGCGTGCTCGAACCCGACCCGGACACCTGCGAGCTCACCCTCACCCAGCTCAGCCCCGGCGCGACCGTCGAGCAGGCCAGGGCAGCCGCCGGGTGGCCGCTGAAGGCCGTCGACGCGCCCACCGAGCTGGCGCCGCCGAGCGACACCGAGCTGGCAGTCCTGCGGGAGCTGAAGGCGACCATCGAATGA